Proteins encoded together in one Prunus dulcis chromosome 3, ALMONDv2, whole genome shotgun sequence window:
- the LOC117622248 gene encoding fasciclin-like arabinogalactan protein 2 produces the protein MPHPPALTSSLALSALFLFLLSSTSQAHNITRILAKHPELSSFNHYLTLTHLATEINRRQTITVLAIDNAAMSSLLSKGLSVYTIKNVLSLHVLVDYFGAKKLHQITHGTTLASSMFQATGAAAGTSGYVNITNLKGGKVGFGAQDNDGKLNSFYVKSVQEIPYNISVLQISQVLTSAEAEAPTAGPSQLNLTAILSKQGCKAFADLLISSGADTTFETNIDGGLTVFCPTDAVINGFLPKYKNLTTSQKVSLLLYHGIPVYQSLQMLKSNNGLVNTLATDKANKFDFTVQNDGEIVSLETEVVTAKITGTLIDEEPLVIYKVNKVLQPTELFKVKTAPAPKEVAEGPDDSADAPGSDDSNDQTADSDKNGDAGLDGGRLGMVVLSLCVGVLLM, from the exons ATGCCACACCCACCAGCCCTCACCTCCAGCCTAGCCCTCTCAgccctcttcctcttcctcctctcctccACATCCCAAGCACATAACATTACGCGCATACTCGCCAAACACCCAGAGCTCTCCTCCTTCAACCACTACCTCACCCTCACCCACCTCGCCACAGAGATCAACCGCCGCCAGACCATCACCGTCCTCGCCATCGACAATGCCGCCATGTCTTCCCTCCTCTCCAAAGGACTCTCTGTCTACACCATAAAGAATGTGCTTTCCCTCCATGTTCTTGTGGATTACTTCGGTGCCAAGAAACTTCACCAGATCACCCACGGCACCACCTTGGCTAGCAGCATGTTCCAGGCCACGGGGGCGGCGGCAGGGACTTCGGGGTACGTGAACATCACCAACCTCAAGGGCGGTAAAGTCGGCTTTGGAGCTCAAGACAATGATGGGAAGCTTAATTCCTTCTATGTGAAGTCTGTGCAGGAGATTCCATACAATATCTCCGTCTTGCAAATCAGTCAG GTATTAACTTCGGCGGAAGCTGAGGCGCCAACCGCAGGGCCAAGCCAGCTGAACCTAACGGCGATCCTATCAAAGCAAGGCTGCAAAGCCTTCGCCGACTTGCTGATCTCATCGGGAGCAGACACGACCTTCGAGACCAACATTGACGGAGGCCTAACGGTGTTTTGCCCGACGGACGCCGTCATCAACGGCTTCCTTCCCAAGTACAAAAACCTAACGACATCCCAAAAGGTGTCGTTGCTGCTCTACCACGGCATCCCTGTGTACCAGTCCCTCCAGATGCTCAAGTCCAACAACGGCCTCGTCAACACCCTGGCCACCGACAAGGCCAACAAGTTCGATTTCACCGTCCAAAATGACGGCGAGATCGTCAGCTTGGAGACGGAGGTCGTGACGGCGAAGATAACGGGGACATTGATCGACGAGGAGCCTCTGGTGATTTACAAGGTGAACAAGGTCTTGCAGCCGACGGAGCTGTTCAAGGTGAAGACGGCGCCTGCGCCGAAGGAGGTGGCTGAGGGGCCGGATGATTCTGCTGACGCGCCGGGATCTGATGATTCGAACGATCAAACGGCTGATAGTGATAAGAATGGAGACGCGGGATTGGACGGTGGGAGATTGGGTATGgttgttttgagtttgtgcGTTGGGGTTTTGCTTATGTGA
- the LOC117623544 gene encoding nuclear transcription factor Y subunit B-3-like: MADSDNDSGGNNDGSHAQGGELSAREQDRFLPIANVSRIMKKALPANAKISKDAKETVQECVSEFISFVTGEASDKCQREKRKTINGDDLLWAMTTLGFEEYVEPLKVYLQKYRELEGEKTIMGGRDKDSAGGGGGGTSGGGGGGGGGVTSGSSGGGGGYNGVYGGMVMMGNHHHHHHQGHVYDSGGGYQQHHMGMGSGGVRVGNSGGSGGGGNGGASVVR, translated from the coding sequence ATGGCCGATTCGGACAACGACTCGGGCGGGAACAACGACGGCAGCCACGCGCAGGGCGGGGAGCTGTCGGCGCGTGAACAGGACCGATTCCTGCCGATCGCTAACGTGAGCCGGATCATGAAGAAGGCGCTGCCGGCGAACGCGAAGATCTCGAAGGACGCGAAGGAGACGGTGCAGGAGTGCGTGTCGGAATTTATCAGCTTCGTCACCGGAGAGGCCTCCGACAAGTGCCAGAGggagaagaggaagacgatcaaCGGCGACGATTTGCTCTGGGCGATGACGACGCTAGGGTTCGAGGAGTACGTGGAGCCGCTCAAGGTTTATCTGCAGAAGTATCGGGAGCTTGAGGGCGAGAAGACCATCATGGGCGGCAGAGACAAGGATAGTGCAGGCGGAGGCGGTGGGGGGACTTCCGGTGgaggtggcggtggcggtggcggtgtAACCTCAGGGTCAAGcggcggtggtggtgggtaTAATGGGGTTTATGGTGGAATGGTGATGATGggtaatcatcatcatcatcatcatcagggACACGTGTACGATTCTGGTGGTGGGTATCAACAACATCATATGGGTATGGGAAGTGGAGGAGTTAGGGTTGGGAATAGTGGAGGTTCGGGTGGTGGTGGAAATGGTGGAGCTTCAGTTGTGAGGTGA
- the LOC117623543 gene encoding nitrile-specifier protein 5-like yields MALVQGKWIKLDQKGTGPGARSSHAITLVGQKGYVFGGEFTPRVPVDNKLHVFDLKELTWSVIEGTGDVPPPRVGVTLVAVGQIIYVFGGRDYDHNELNELYSFDTSTNNWTLISSGDIGPPHRSYHSVTADDRHVYIFGGCGVAGRLNDLWAYDVVDKKWIQYPKPGDNLKGRGGPGLLVVEGKIWVVYGFAGEEADDVHTFDPAHGEWTQIETSGEKPTARSVFSTVAIGKYIVIYGGEVDPSDLGHMGAGKFAAEVYALDTETLVWKRWDDGLGSAHHPGPRGWCAFARGHWDGEVGLLVYGGNSPTNDRLGDIFFFTPYLEANGK; encoded by the exons ATGGCTCTGGTGCAAGGCAAATGGATCAAG CTTGATCAAAAGGGTACTGGGCCTGGAGCAAGAAGCTCACATGCCATTACCCTAGTAGGACAGAAGGGCTATGTTTTTGGTGGCGAATTCACGCCACGTGTCCCCGTCGACAACAAACTCCACGTGTTTGACCTCAAGGAGCTGACGTGGTCTGTGATCGAGGGAACCGGTGATGTCCCGCCGCCACGTGTTGGTGTGACATTGGTAGCCGTTGGACAAATCATCTATGTTTTTGGTGGCAGGGACTATGACCACAACGAGCTCAATGAGCTCTATTCCTTTGACACATCTACAAACAACTGGACCCTAATTTCTAGTGGGGACATTGGGCCCCCTCATCGGAGCTACCACTCCGTGACAGCCGATGACCGCCATGTGTATATTTTTGGCGGCTGCGGTGTGGCCGGCCGCCTTAATGATCTATGGGCCTACGACGTGGTTGATAAAAAATGGATCCAATACCCAAAACCGGGTGACAATTTGAAAGGGAGAGGCGGGCCTGGCCTGCTAGTGGTTGAAGGGAAAATATGGGTTGTGTATGGCTTTGCTGGAGAGGAAGCTGACGATGTGCACACCTTCGACCCAGCCCAtggtgagtggacccaaatTGAGACAAGCGGCGAGAAACCAACGGCTCGGAGTGTATTCTCTACGGTAGCAATCGGAAAATACATAGTTATATACGGTGGGGAAGTGGACCCTAGTGACTTGGGCCACATGGGTGCTGGGAAATTTGCTGCTGAGGTCTATGCACTGGACACAGAGACATTGGTGTGGAAGAGGTGGGATGATGGGCTGGGCTCGGCCCATCATCCCGGCCCTCGCGGGTGGTGCGCATTTGCCCGTGGGCACTGGGACGGAGAAGTGGGCCTTTTGGTGTATGGCGGGAACTCACCAACTAATGATCGCCTTGgtgatattttcttcttcactcCTTATTTGGAAGCAAATGGTAAATGA